A genomic window from Helicobacter pylori includes:
- a CDS encoding aldo/keto reductase, which yields MQQRHLGPLKVSALALGCMGMTYGYGEVHDKKQMVKLIHKALELGINFFDTAEAYGEDNEELLGEAIKPFRDKVVVASKFGIYYANPNDKYATMFLDSSPSRIKSAIEGSLKRLKVECIDLYYQHRVDTNTPIEEVAEVMQALIKEGKIKAWGMSEAGLSSIQKAHQICPLSALQSEYSLWWREPEKEILGFLEKEKIGFVAFSPLGKGFLGAKFEKNATFASEDFRSVSPRFNQENLAKNYALVELIQDHAHAKGVTPAQLALSWILHTQKIIVPLFGTTKESRLIENVGALQVSWSQKELEVFQKELAAIKIEGARYPERINKMVDQ from the coding sequence ATGCAACAGCGTCATTTAGGCCCTTTAAAAGTGAGTGCTCTAGCTTTAGGGTGCATGGGCATGACTTATGGGTATGGGGAAGTCCATGATAAAAAGCAGATGGTTAAACTTATCCATAAGGCTTTGGAATTGGGTATCAACTTTTTTGACACTGCAGAGGCTTATGGGGAAGATAATGAAGAACTTTTAGGCGAAGCGATCAAGCCTTTTAGAGACAAGGTTGTGGTAGCGAGCAAGTTTGGGATTTACTACGCAAATCCTAATGACAAATACGCAACTATGTTTTTAGATTCCAGTCCTAGCCGTATTAAGAGCGCTATTGAAGGGAGTTTGAAACGCTTAAAAGTAGAATGCATTGATTTATACTACCAGCACCGTGTGGATACTAACACGCCTATAGAAGAAGTGGCAGAAGTTATGCAAGCTCTTATTAAAGAGGGAAAAATTAAGGCTTGGGGGATGAGTGAAGCAGGGTTATCTAGCATCCAAAAAGCCCATCAAATTTGTCCTTTAAGCGCGTTGCAAAGCGAATATTCCTTGTGGTGGCGCGAACCTGAAAAAGAGATCTTAGGATTTTTAGAAAAAGAAAAAATTGGCTTTGTCGCCTTTTCGCCTTTGGGTAAGGGGTTTTTAGGCGCGAAATTTGAAAAAAATGCCACCTTTGCCAGTGAAGATTTTAGAAGCGTTTCTCCCAGATTTAATCAAGAAAATCTAGCCAAAAATTACGCTTTAGTGGAATTGATCCAAGATCATGCACATGCTAAAGGCGTTACACCAGCCCAACTGGCCCTTTCATGGATTTTGCACACCCAAAAAATCATTGTCCCTCTCTTTGGCACCACCAAAGAATCTAGGCTCATAGAAAATGTAGGGGCTTTGCAAGTTTCTTGGAGTCAAAAAGAATTGGAGGTTTTCCAAAAAGAATTGGCTGCAATCAAAATAGAGGGAGCTCGCTACCCTGAAAGAATCAATAAAATGGTGGATCAATAA